A region from the Zonotrichia leucophrys gambelii isolate GWCS_2022_RI chromosome Z, RI_Zleu_2.0, whole genome shotgun sequence genome encodes:
- the KCNV2 gene encoding potassium voltage-gated channel subfamily V member 2, producing the protein MLQFNSQQEFLFLKHKGREMEAPNILLRPSKGKEKEVVHVDKQSGTSATTALNTQPLLQLGPEGNYNYYVDDEDEEDEEKEEGNWQHEDAFKGESKASSFIPCSPALSSRSPATSSTPSVLNINVGGQSYRLTYQAVAIYPKTRLGRLATSTDRRCQLGLCDDYAAQVDEYFFDRDPAVFQLVYNFYASGVLRVRDELCPRSFLEELSYWGVRLKYTPRCCRICFEERRDELSEQLKVQRELRSQAEAEENEQLFRHMRYYGPQRWRLWNLMEKPFSSVTAKVMAVASSFFVLISVVALALNTVEEMQQVDWKSGDSRPVLEHVETLCIAFFTLEYLLRLVSTPDLRRFASSALNAVDLIAILPLYLQLLLECFTDDDQPRGRGSQHEHDIEKVGRVSKVGQVLRIMRLMRIFRILKLARHSTGLRAFGFTLRQCYQQVGCLLLFIAMGIFAFSAMVYTVEHDVSSTNFTSIPHAWWWAAVSISTVGYGDMCPETHLGRLFAFLCIAFGIILNGMPISILYNKFSDYYSKLKAYEYTALKKERGKVDFTRRAMRKISECCGEGAPHPLSQQ; encoded by the exons ATGTTGCAGTTTAACAGTCAGCAAGAGTTTCTTTTCCTAAAACATAAAGGCAGAGAGATGGAAGCACCGAACATCCTTCTGCGGCCCagcaaggggaaggaaaaggaagtcGTTCATGTAGACAAGCAGAGTGGTACCTCTGCCACCACTGCCTTGAacacccagcccctgctccaacTAGGACCTGAAGGGAATTACAACTATTATGTggatgatgaagatgaggaagatgaagagaaagaagaaggaaattgGCAACATGAAGATGCATTTAAGGGCGAAAGCAAGGCCTCATCGTTTATTCCTTGTTCTCCTGCTCTTTCCTCTAGATCCCCAGCCACATCATCTACTCCATCCGTGCTGAACATCAATGTTGGTGGCCAGAGTTACCGCCTCACCTACCAGGCAGTGGCCATCTACCCCAAGACGCGCCTGGGCCGCCTGGCTACCTCCACTGACCGCCGCTGCCAGCTGGGCCTGTGCGACGACTACGCTGCCCAGGTGGACGAGTACTTCTTTGACCGGGACCCAGCTGTCTTCCAGCTGGTGTACAATTTCTATGCCTCGGGGGTGCTGCGGGTGAGGGACGAGCTGTGCCCCCGCAGcttcctggaggagctgagctACTGGGGCGTGCGCCTCAAATACACACCCCGCTGCTGCCGCATCTGCTTCGAGGAGCGCCGCGACGAGCTGAGCGAGCAGCTGAAGGTGCAGCGGGAGCTGCGCTCCCAGGCAGAGGCTGAGGAGAATGAGCAGCTCTTCCGCCACATGCGCTACTACGGGCCCCAGCGCTGGCGCCTCTGGAACCTCATGGAGAAGCCCTTCTCCTCTGTCACCGCCAAAGTGATGGCAGTGGCCTCCAGCTTCTTTGTGCTTATCTCCGTGGTGGCCCTGGCACTCAACACAGTAGAGGAGATGCAGCAGGTAGACTGGAAGAGTGGGGATAGCCGGCCTGTCTTGGAGCATGTGGAGACCTTGTGCATTGCATTCTTCACATTGGAGTACCTGCTGCGCTTGGTCTCTACCCCAGACCTGCGCCGctttgccagcagtgccctcaaTGCAGTAGACCTCATTGCCATCCTGCCCCTctatctgcagctgctgcttgaatGCTTTACTGACGATGACCAGCCCCGGGGTCGGGGCTCCCAACACGAGCACGATATCGAGAAGGTAGGGCGAGTGAGCAAGGTAGGACAAGTGCTTCGCATCATGCGCCTCATGCGCATCTTCCGCATCCTCAAGCTGGCCCGCCACTCCACAGGGCTGCGTGCCTTCGGCTTTACCTTGCGCCAGTGCTACCAGCAGGTGGGCTGCCTTTTGCTCTTCATTGCTATGGGCATCTTTGCCTTCTCTGCCATGGTCTACACAGTGGAGCACGATGTCTCCAGTACCAACTTCACCAGCATTCCCCATGCCTGGTGGTGGGCTGCC GTCAGCATCTCTACAGTGGGATATGGAGATATGTGTCCAGAAACGCACCTTGGACGCCTTTTTGCTTTCCTCTGCATTGCTTTTGGAATAATCCTGAATGGCATGCCCATCTCCATCCTCTACAATAAGTTCTCAGACTATTACAGCAAGCTGAAGGCCTATGAGTACACAGCTCtcaagaaagaaagagggaaggTCGACTTCACACGGAGAGCTATGAGGAAAATATCTGAGTGCTGCGGAGAAGGTGCACCCCACCCTTTGTCACAGCAATGA